A window of [Ruminococcus] lactaris ATCC 29176 genomic DNA:
CAGTAATTACTGTTAGAATTGACTAGCCGCAGGTGTGGGAGCTATGATTTGTGCTGAAAATAGATTTAACAAAGGAGACGAAGCATTATGTGGGATATTTTAAAAGTAAAAAAAGCAGGATTATTTGCAGGTGGAGTACTTTTCGGAACGGCAGGTGTGAAACTTCTTTCCAGTAAAGATGCAAAGAAATTTTATACAAATTGTACAGCCGCTGTATTAAGAGCAAAAGATTCTTTGATGAAGACAGCAACGACTGTTCAGGAGAATGCCGGGGATATTCTTGCAGAAGCACAGCAGATCAATGAAGAGCGTGCAGCAAAAGAGGCAGCAGAGGCAGAGATCGTAGAAGAGACAGAAGAAAATACAGGTGCGGAAGATTTCAAAGAGGAAGAAGTTTAATCCTGTATGAGATTTTGCATAAAGCATGAGATGAAAGGCCGTCTCCGTATACATATCATCCAGAACCGGATGACGTATGCGGAGGCGGATACTCTTTCCTGGTATCTTGAAGAGCAAGAAAATGTGACAGAGGTAAAAGTATATGAACGCACCGCAGATGCTGTCATCTGTTACAAAGGAGAAAGGGAAGAGATACTGACAGTTCTGAAGCAGTTCAGCTATGAGAAGGCTGAAGTTCCGGAGACAGTTTTATCAAGTTCCGGCAGGCAGTTGAACGAAGAGTACAAGGAACGTCTGATTACGAAGACAGTATTGCATTATGGAAGTAAACTGTTTCTTCCGATGCCGGTACGGGCAGTGATCACTTCTGTGAAATCAGTGAAATACATCTGGAAAGGGATTCGTTGTCTGGCACATGGCAGGCTGGAAGTTCCGGTACTGGATGCAACAGCGATCAGTGTATCGGTGTTCAGAAAAGATTTTGCAACCGCAGGTTCTGTTATGTTCCTGCTGGGAATCGGTGAGATCATTGAAGAGTGGACGCATAAAAAGTCAGTAGGTGATCTTGCGAGAAGTATGTCTCTGAATGTCAAGAAAGTCTGGCTGAAACGGGAAGATCAGGAAATTCTGGTGAAGTCTTCTGAAGTACAGCCGGGAGATGAGATCATAGTCCATATAGGAAACGTGATCCCGTTTGACGGTGAGGTTTCCGATGGGGAAGGCATGGTCAACCAGGCTTCTCTGACAGGAGAGGCAATGCCGGTGAGAAGAGTTTCGGGGCAGAGTGTTTATGCCGGAACTGTACTGGAAGAAGGAGAACTGCAGATCCGGGTGAAGGCAGTGACCGGATCTACAAGATATGAAAAAATCGTCAGTATGATCGAGGATTCTGAAAAACTGAAATCCAGTGTAGAGGGAAAAGCAGAACATTTGGCCGACAGACTTGTACCGTATACATTACTTGGTACAGGGGCGGCGTGGCTGCTTACAAGAAATGTAACCCGGACATTGTCTGTTCTGATGGTAGACTTCTCCTGTGCTTTGAAGCTGGCAATGCCAATTACGGTACTGTCTGCAATCCGTGAGGCGGGAGAAAATCATATTACTGTAAAGGGTGGAAAATTCCTTGAGGCAGTTGCAGATGCAGATACGATCGTCTTTGATAAGACCGGAACGCTGACGAAGGCAACTCCTACAGTGAAAGATGTTGTTGTATTTGGTGAGTATCCAAAAGAAGAAGCACTCAGGATTGCAGCATGTCTGGAGGAGCATTTTCCACATTCAATGGCAAAAGCTGTAGTCGATGCAGCAAAGGAACGCAATCTTTCACATGAAGAGATGCATTCTAAAGTAGAATATATCGTGGCACATGGAATTTCTTCCTATATAAATGATAAAAAAGTTGTAATCGGAAGCAGCCATTTTGTCTTTGAGGATGAGGAATGTACGATTGATCCACAGTATCAGGATCGTTATGATACACTTCCGCCGGAGTATTCCCATCTTTATCTTGCAATCGAGCATAAGCTGGCAGCCGTGATCTGTATTGAAGATCCTCTCAGAGAGGAAGCAGCAGAGATGGTTAAGAGCCTGAAAGCTGCAGGTATCACGAAGGTTGTTATGATGACAGGAGACAGTGAACGGACAGCAGCAGCAATCGCAAAGCGTGTAGGTGTGGATGAATATTATGCAGAAGTTCTGCCGGAAGATAAAGCGAATTTTGTAGAAAAAGAAAAGTCTGAGGGAAGAAAAGTGATCATGATCGGAGATGGAATCAACGATTCTCCGGCACTTTCCGCAGCAGATGCAGGAATTGCGATCAGCGATGGGGCTGAAATCGCAAGAGAAATTGCAGATATTACGATCGCTGCAGATGATCTGAGGGAAGTTGTTACTTTGAAATTGCTTTCCAATCTGATGTTAAAGAGGATTCACAGAAACTACAGAAGTATTGTCGGAATCAATTCCGGTCTGATTGTACTGGGCGTGACAGGAATGATTCAGCCGACGATGTCTGCTTTACTGCATAATACATCTACATTGCTGATCAGTCTGAGAAGCATGAGGAATCTTCTTCCTGAAAAGGAAAAAGTAGAATTATAAAAAGAATAAAAAGATTAAAAAGATTAAAAAATCAGAAAGATCAAAAGATCAAAAAAAGCAATTCAGGCAGGGTATGCATTTTAGCGTACCCTGCTTTTAAAGTGTGAGGGTTTGTTGCTATTTCAGATACTGTTTTTATGGCAAGTTAAGATTGCTATTGAGAAAAAATATCAACTAAGTGTATTGATAACCATTCTCATGTATAGTATGATATATGATATGAGTTAGAAAAGACTAACTAAAGTAAGCTGAAGCGATGCGTTGAGATACAATAGAGTCAGACAGGAGGATCGAAAAATGAGCGTTGTTATTATAGGTGGTCATGACAGAATGGTATGTCAGTATAAAAAAGTATGTAACCAGTTTAATTGTAAAGCGAAAGTATTTACTCAGATGTCGGCAAATTTAAGTAAGCAGATCGGAAGCCCGGATCTGATCGTGCTTTTTACCAATACAGTGTCACATAAGATGGTACGGTGTGCGGTAGAAGAGGCGGGAAGATGTAATGCAGATGTGATCCGGTGCCATACAAGCAGTAAAAATGCACTGGAAGAGATTCTTGGAAGTGTGTGTGCATAATCAATCAGTTCTCGTGTAAATTAAATTTGTATTTGTTGGAATGAAAATGTTTCGGCAGTCAGAGAGATTTTAATAGAAGAGCTTCCATATCCGCCCTTGCTGTTGCATCGCAGTGCAGGACCCGCTTTACCTCAGCCCGTTGACAACTTGTAACAGGAATGTGGAAACACTCGTGCAGAGGCACTCCTGTTTACGTTCCTTAACAAGTTGGGCAAAGTGTCTTCGGAACGCTCCCTGTCAATGCACTGCTCACGCAACAACAAGTGTGGATATTAGGCTTTTCAAGTCAGATAACTTTCCTCGCACCGGAACATTTTCTCCCAACAAACACGAAATTCCAATAAGAAATAAAGAGCCGGATGGCTATCGACTAAGATAAATGCTCCATCAAATAGTAAAGATGTCGGGGTCAAAAGTCCCCGACTTTGATGCCTACGGATTGCTCCGTGCTACGCACTCCCACAATCCTACCCAATATTCGCATATCGTGGGATTATCATCCCACTTTTATGCTCATATCGGGGCGGGTCCTAAGGTCTTTCACCCACCTATGAGCAAGCTCATGTGGGCTTAGACCTTTTGACCCTGGCATCTAGTATAACCGTTATTAATTAACTGGACTTTTGAATTGGCAACGTATCAACCACCACCTCTTCACTTGAATTAATTTCTTCAAGCTTATACTTCCAGTGATATACGACAGGTTGTTCGTTTACTTCATCGAAGTATCTATAGATACGCTGCACAAGTTCATCCTTAGTTTTTACACGTATGCCTTTTAGCATCTGACGTGTGAGTTTACTAAAGAATCCCTCAACAAGATTCAACCATGAACCATGCTTGGGAGTAAACACAAATTCAAATCTTCCCGGCTTTGTCGCAAGGTATTTTCGGGTTTCCTCTGAAGAATGAACTTTCAGATTATCCAATACCAGACGAATCCGGTCAGTCTCCGGATATTTTGAATCAAGTATTTTTAGAAACTCAATATATTCCTTGCTGCTGTGTTTATCTTTTACAAGCGGAATTGCCTCCCCTGTTTGTAAGTCGATTCCAGCAAGCAGTGAAATAGTTCCAAGACGTTTATATTCATAATCACGGCTGACCGTCTTGTGATTTTCATCCGGCAAGAGGTCTTCTGTGGTATTGGCAATTGCCTGAATTCCGGGTTTTTCATCATAGGAAAGTACATGTACAACCTGTTCATCCTCCTTAAACGGAATGAGCTGTCCCTTCTCGTCAAACTGTAAAGACAATTGTTTATATACAAGAAGAACATTATGCATTTTCTGGTCAAAATCAGGGTCACGATTTTCGCAGTAATAAGTTATTTTGTTAGGCTTAATATCCGCTTCTTCCAGTATTGTGCGGACCTTTGACTGACTGATTGTTGACAACCTTGTATGACCTGCTTCTTCGGCAAATTTATTAATATGTTTTGTAAGAAGAGCACGCGTCCATACTTCTGCTGAATATCCAAGATTGACAGGCTTCTGACAGGCGATATTTATTATCCAGGCTTTTTCATCATCGGTTATTTCAGCATTCCTGCCACGACCGGGTGCATCAAACAGAGCATTTTCCACACCACCCTCAAGGTATTTATTGATACAGAGCATGACGCTTTTGCGATTCATTCCTACTTTGTCTGCAATATGGTCAACTGAAATACCTTCTGCTTTGAGTAGTAAAATTCTTGCCCGAATTACTGTCTGGGCTTGAATTGTTCTTGCACGCATCTGAGTTTCAAGATATAAACGTTCGTCCTCGCTAAGATTAATAGTGGATGCTTTTCTTCCCATAGTTTAATGCTCCTTTTGATTTGATGAGAACAGTATACTACAGAAAAGAAATATAGTCCATTTATTTAAAAACTTTTGTACTAGTAAATACAATATCTACTATCTAATATTTACGATCGAATATCTTAGTCAATAGCCATCCGGCTTTTTCTATTCTTTTTAAATTTGCATTGTTGAGTGAATACGCTATGGAGTCAGAAAAAAACTTCTTACTGTGACTACCAGCGGAAAGCAGGATGTTCCTGAGCAGGTGCATTAGCAGGAGCGTTCCGAAGACACTTTGCAGCGTTTGTTAGAGAAAGTAAATCGAGTGCTATTGCACGAAGATTTCCACTTTCGAGTTACAAACGGTCAACGGGCTGAGGTAAAGCGGGCCTGCACCGCGAAGGAATATCTCTGATTTCCGCGTCCGCTTCTTCACAAAGAAGCTTTCTAATCTACAAGCGTATCACCCCAACAATTACAAATTTAAATTCTTGAAAAGATCTCCAAGGCTTGTGCCGATATCTTCACTCTTTGGAATCTCAACCTTTTCAACCGGCTCTTCTTCTTTCTCTTCCAGTGCTTTCATACTGAGACTGATCTTACCGTCTTTGATACCGATAACCTTTACCTCTACTTCCTGTCCCACTTCAAGTACATCGGAAGGAAGTTTCACACGCTTCTGGGAGATCTGAGATACATGGACAAGACCGGACAGACCATTCTCAAGCTTTACAAAAGCACCGTAATTCTGAAGGGTCTCAACGGTTCCTTTCAGTACAGAACCAACCTGAATACTTGCGATCAGAGCTTCACGGGCTTTTTTCTCTTTCTCTTTCAGCAGTTCACGTGCAGAAAGGACAAGACGGTTATTTGCCTGATCCACATCAATCACCTGAACTTCAATATCCTTGAGAAGGTAAGTCTCAAGATCTTCAATATAGGAAAGGGAAAGTCTGGAAGCAGGAACAAATCCTCTTAATCCTTCTACCATGACGATAACACCACCGTTGACAACTCCCTCGACTTTTACAGGGAGAACGGTCTTTTTCTCCAGGTACTCTTTTACACGGTTCCAGGGATTTGCATCATCGAAATGATCTTCATAATCAGCCATGGTCTCTGTTGCTTCACTTGTCTGTAATTCTTCTTTTAATTGTTCGCTCATAGCAGTCACCTTTGTTCCTCTCTTTTTGTTAAAAACTAAAATCAGTATAGCATATGTATCTGAAAAAAAACAGTAAATCGTGGAAAAACTGCCTCTAGAATGTTAAAATCAGGTTGGCTTATAATAAAAAAAATGTTAATCTTTTAGAATCAACAGAGAAATGGAGTAATACAGATGAGTAATGATAAAAGAAAAGTGTACGTTGTCGGACATAAGAATCCAGATACGGATTCCATCTGTACAGCGATCGCTTATGCAAATTTAAAGACGAAACTGACGCAGATCAAGCATGAACCGCGTCGTGCCGGTCAATTAAATGAAGAAACTCAGTATGTACTGGAACGTTTTGGAGTGAAAGTGCCGTTACTTTTATCGGACTTAAGAGAGCAGATCAAAGATGTGGATCTAAGGGAAAGCGAAGAGATTAACGGAAATCTGTCCATTCGTACTGCATGGGAAAAGATGACCGAGATGAATACGCATACACTTCCTATCACAAGAGACGGGATGCTGGAAGGTGTGATCACGAAAGGTGATATCGCCAAATCCTATATGGATGTTTACGATAATACGATGCTGGCAAAGGCGAGAACCCAGTATCGGAATATTGCAGCCGCTGTAGAAGGAAAAGTGGAGACAGGAAATGAGCATGGCTATTTTCAGAAAGGAAAGGTCGCAATCGCAGCATCCGGTAAAAATCTTATGACCCGATTTATTGAAAAGGATGACCTGGTGATCATGGGAGACCGGGTTGATGCACAACAGTGTGCCATTGATATGGATGCAAGTTGTATGGTCATATGTCAGGGCTATCCGATCTCGGAAGACATCCTGCGTCAGGCAGAGAAAAAACAGATCGTTGTGATCCGTACACCGCATGATACATTTACTGCTGCACAGCATATCAACCAGAGTATCCCGGTCCGTTTTTTCATGACCAGAGAAAATCTGGTTACATTTCATATACGGGATTTTGTGGATGACGTAAAAGAAGTTATGGCAAGAAAAAGATTCCGTGATTTCCCGGTTCTGGGCAACCAGGGAAAGTTTGTAGGACTTGTATCCCGGAGACGCCTGTTGAATGTGAAGAAAAAGCAGGTGATCCTAGTTGACCATAATGAAAAAAATCAGGCAGTCGACGGAGTGGAAGAAGCAGATGTCCTGGAGATTATCGATCATCATCGCCTGAGCAGTATTGAGACGATGGGACCGGTTTATTTCCGTAATCAGCCGGTGGGATGTACGGCTACGATCGTATATCAGATGTATGAAGAAAATGGAATTGCGGTGGATGCAGTCAATGCGGCACTCCTCTGTTCAGCAATCATTTCTGATACCCTGATGTTCCGTTCTCCGACCTGTACACCACTGGATGAGGTAACAGCGAGAAAACTGGCAGAAATCGCTTCGATCAATATTGAAGAACTGGCACAGGAGATGTTCAATGCAGGAAGCAATTTGAAAGGAAAGAGTGCAGAAGAGATTTTATTCCTGGATTTCAAGCAGTTTACGGTGAATGATACGATGTTTGGAGTCGGACAGGTCAATTCCATGAGTGCAGAGGAACTGAAAGAAATCAAAGAAAGAGTTCTGCCTCATATGGAGAAGGCACGTAAAAATCATGGGCTGAATATGATCTTCTTTATGCTGACGAATATTATCACAGAATCTTCAGAACTGATCTGCTGTGGAGCAGAGGCGAGAGAAAAAATCATCAGTGCTTATGATCTGCAGGATGATGCTGAGATACTGATGCTCAAAGGAGTTGTATCCCGTAAGAAGCAGCTCGTGCCGACACTGGTTGGTGCGTTGCAGCAGTAAGGAGCAGGAGGAAAAAATGGCAAAGCAGATATGGAAACCGGGAAATATGGTTTATCCATTACCGGCGGTAATGGTCAGTACAGGAGATAAAAAAGGAAATCAGAATATTCTGACGGTAGCGTGGACAGGAACTGTTTGTACGAATCCTGCAATGGTATACATATCAGTGCGTCCGGAACGTTATTCTTATCATATGATCGAAGAAAGCGGTGAATTTGTGATCAATCTGACCACGGAGAAACTGGCAAGGGCAACGGATTTCTGCGGTGTCCGTTCGGGGCGGGATGTAGATAAATGGAAAGAGTGTCATCTGAGTGCAAAGAAAGCACAGACGCTGGAATATGCTCCCTGTATTGAAGAGGCACCGGTCAATATTGAGTGCAAAGTAAAGAAGATCGAGAAGCTTGGAAGTCACCATATGTTCCTGGCGGAAGTGACGGCAGTTCAGGCAGACGAAGCGTATCTGAATGAAAAGGGAAAGTTTGAATTGAATAAGACGGGACTTCTGGCTTATTCTCATGGAGAGTATTTAGGGCTTGGAAAGAAGATCGGTACCTTTGGATACAGTGTGAAAAAGAAGGCGGACCGGAGACGAAAGAGAGGGAAAAAGTAAATGATTTCATTTGAAAATGATTATTCTGAAGGGGCAAGTGAAAAAATCCTTCAAAGGCTGATAGAGACCAATATGGAACAGCTTTCAGGATATGGAAATGACCGGTATTGTGAATCGGCAAAAGAAAAAATCCGTAAGGCCTGTGGGTGTCCTGAGGCAGAAATCTACTTCCTGTCAGGAGGAACGCAGACGAACCGGATTGTGATCAGTTCCATGCTTCAGCCTTATGAGGGCGTGATCGCAGCACAGACAGGCCATGTAAGCAGTCATGAAGCAGGTGCAATCGAATCTTCCGGTCATAAAGTACTGACACTGCCACAGCATGACGGAAAGATCGAGCCGAAAGAGCTGGCAGATTATCTGAATGACTTTTATGGGGATGGAAATCATGAACATATGGTGTTCCCGGGAATGGTTTATATTTCACATCCCACTGAGTATGGAACGCTTTATACAAAAGGGGAGCTGGCGGAGCTGGCAGATATCTGCCTGGAATACCATATTCCACTTTATCTGGATGGTGCAAGACTGGGATATGCCCTGGCGGCAGATACGGATGTGACGTTAAAGGATGTGGCGGATTATTGCGATGTATTTTACATTGGCGGAACAAAAGTCGGTGCATTGTGTGGAGAGGCGGTTGTTTTCACAAAAGAGAATGTTCCGGCACATTTCCTGACCCGGATCAAGCAACAGGGAGGTCTGCTGGCAAAGGGCAGACTGCTTGGAATCCAGTTTGATACACTATTTACAGAAAATCTTTATCTGGAGCTGGGGCGGCATGCGATGAAATGTGCGGAAAAGCTGAAGGCGATATTTAAAGAAAAAAAATATCCGTTTTATATTGATTCGCCAACCAATCAGATTTTTGTAGTTCTGGAAAATGAAAAAATGAAAGAACTTGAGAAAAAGGTAAAGTTCAGTTTCTGGGAGAAAGCAGATGATACGCATACAGTTGTGCGTTTTGCAGTGAGCTGGGCGACACAGGAAGAAATGATCGATGAATTACAGGAGCTGCTGTAAAAGGGGCTGATATTCTTGATTTCAGAAGAATGAAAAAGGTGGAATTCGGGAAAAATAGAATAGAAAAAGAAATACATGAGAATCATTCTCAATAAAATTCTTGAATTAAGGAGCAGAATCTGCTAAGATACATATGGTTAGTTAATACTAACTATGTGTGAATGAATCATGGAAGCTCCTTTTGCCCTGAAATACCTGAATCCAGGGCTTGAGGATTCCTAAAGAAAGGAAGAACAGGCAATGGATTATTTAGAAATTGAAAAAGTGATTGGAAGAGAGATTATTGATTCAAGAGGAAACCCGACAGTAGAGGCAGAGGTACATCTTGCAGATGGAACTGTTGGATTTGGTGCAGCACCGAGTGGAGCATCAACGGGAGAATTTGAGGCTCTTGAATTGAGAGACGGAGATAAAGCCCGTTTTGGAGGCAAAGGTGTTTCTAAGGCAGTGGAGAACATTAATACAATTATCAATGATGCACTTCAGGGAATGGATGCAAGTGATGTCTATGCAGTTGACAAGGCCATGATCCAGGCAGATGGAACAAAGGATAAATCAAAGCTGGGAGCAAATGCAATCCTTGCTGTATCGATTGCAAGTGCGAGAGCAGCAGCCACATCCCTGGATATTCCGCTGTACCGTTTCCTTGGCGGAGTCAATGGTAACAGACTTCCGGTTCCGATGATGAACATTGTAAATGGTGGATGCCATGCATTATCTTCAGGACTGGATGTTCAGGAGTTTATGATCATGCCGGTTGGAGCTCCTTCATTTAAAGAATGCCTGAGATGGTGTGCAGAAGTGTTCCATGCACTTGCAGGTATCCTGAAAGAGCGTGGACTTGCAACGTCAGTAGGAGATGAAGGTGGATTTGCACCGGCACTGAAGTCTGATGAAGAAGCGATCGAGACGATTCTCGAGG
This region includes:
- a CDS encoding DUF6110 family protein, which gives rise to MWDILKVKKAGLFAGGVLFGTAGVKLLSSKDAKKFYTNCTAAVLRAKDSLMKTATTVQENAGDILAEAQQINEERAAKEAAEAEIVEETEENTGAEDFKEEEV
- a CDS encoding heavy metal translocating P-type ATPase, coding for MRFCIKHEMKGRLRIHIIQNRMTYAEADTLSWYLEEQENVTEVKVYERTADAVICYKGEREEILTVLKQFSYEKAEVPETVLSSSGRQLNEEYKERLITKTVLHYGSKLFLPMPVRAVITSVKSVKYIWKGIRCLAHGRLEVPVLDATAISVSVFRKDFATAGSVMFLLGIGEIIEEWTHKKSVGDLARSMSLNVKKVWLKREDQEILVKSSEVQPGDEIIVHIGNVIPFDGEVSDGEGMVNQASLTGEAMPVRRVSGQSVYAGTVLEEGELQIRVKAVTGSTRYEKIVSMIEDSEKLKSSVEGKAEHLADRLVPYTLLGTGAAWLLTRNVTRTLSVLMVDFSCALKLAMPITVLSAIREAGENHITVKGGKFLEAVADADTIVFDKTGTLTKATPTVKDVVVFGEYPKEEALRIAACLEEHFPHSMAKAVVDAAKERNLSHEEMHSKVEYIVAHGISSYINDKKVVIGSSHFVFEDEECTIDPQYQDRYDTLPPEYSHLYLAIEHKLAAVICIEDPLREEAAEMVKSLKAAGITKVVMMTGDSERTAAAIAKRVGVDEYYAEVLPEDKANFVEKEKSEGRKVIMIGDGINDSPALSAADAGIAISDGAEIAREIADITIAADDLREVVTLKLLSNLMLKRIHRNYRSIVGINSGLIVLGVTGMIQPTMSALLHNTSTLLISLRSMRNLLPEKEKVEL
- a CDS encoding DUF2325 domain-containing protein, yielding MSVVIIGGHDRMVCQYKKVCNQFNCKAKVFTQMSANLSKQIGSPDLIVLFTNTVSHKMVRCAVEEAGRCNADVIRCHTSSKNALEEILGSVCA
- a CDS encoding IS630 family transposase, which gives rise to MGRKASTINLSEDERLYLETQMRARTIQAQTVIRARILLLKAEGISVDHIADKVGMNRKSVMLCINKYLEGGVENALFDAPGRGRNAEITDDEKAWIINIACQKPVNLGYSAEVWTRALLTKHINKFAEEAGHTRLSTISQSKVRTILEEADIKPNKITYYCENRDPDFDQKMHNVLLVYKQLSLQFDEKGQLIPFKEDEQVVHVLSYDEKPGIQAIANTTEDLLPDENHKTVSRDYEYKRLGTISLLAGIDLQTGEAIPLVKDKHSSKEYIEFLKILDSKYPETDRIRLVLDNLKVHSSEETRKYLATKPGRFEFVFTPKHGSWLNLVEGFFSKLTRQMLKGIRVKTKDELVQRIYRYFDEVNEQPVVYHWKYKLEEINSSEEVVVDTLPIQKSS
- a CDS encoding S1 RNA-binding domain-containing protein, translated to MSEQLKEELQTSEATETMADYEDHFDDANPWNRVKEYLEKKTVLPVKVEGVVNGGVIVMVEGLRGFVPASRLSLSYIEDLETYLLKDIEVQVIDVDQANNRLVLSARELLKEKEKKAREALIASIQVGSVLKGTVETLQNYGAFVKLENGLSGLVHVSQISQKRVKLPSDVLEVGQEVEVKVIGIKDGKISLSMKALEEKEEEPVEKVEIPKSEDIGTSLGDLFKNLNL
- a CDS encoding putative manganese-dependent inorganic diphosphatase, which translates into the protein MSNDKRKVYVVGHKNPDTDSICTAIAYANLKTKLTQIKHEPRRAGQLNEETQYVLERFGVKVPLLLSDLREQIKDVDLRESEEINGNLSIRTAWEKMTEMNTHTLPITRDGMLEGVITKGDIAKSYMDVYDNTMLAKARTQYRNIAAAVEGKVETGNEHGYFQKGKVAIAASGKNLMTRFIEKDDLVIMGDRVDAQQCAIDMDASCMVICQGYPISEDILRQAEKKQIVVIRTPHDTFTAAQHINQSIPVRFFMTRENLVTFHIRDFVDDVKEVMARKRFRDFPVLGNQGKFVGLVSRRRLLNVKKKQVILVDHNEKNQAVDGVEEADVLEIIDHHRLSSIETMGPVYFRNQPVGCTATIVYQMYEENGIAVDAVNAALLCSAIISDTLMFRSPTCTPLDEVTARKLAEIASINIEELAQEMFNAGSNLKGKSAEEILFLDFKQFTVNDTMFGVGQVNSMSAEELKEIKERVLPHMEKARKNHGLNMIFFMLTNIITESSELICCGAEAREKIISAYDLQDDAEILMLKGVVSRKKQLVPTLVGALQQ
- a CDS encoding flavin reductase family protein, giving the protein MAKQIWKPGNMVYPLPAVMVSTGDKKGNQNILTVAWTGTVCTNPAMVYISVRPERYSYHMIEESGEFVINLTTEKLARATDFCGVRSGRDVDKWKECHLSAKKAQTLEYAPCIEEAPVNIECKVKKIEKLGSHHMFLAEVTAVQADEAYLNEKGKFELNKTGLLAYSHGEYLGLGKKIGTFGYSVKKKADRRRKRGKK
- a CDS encoding threonine aldolase family protein, giving the protein MISFENDYSEGASEKILQRLIETNMEQLSGYGNDRYCESAKEKIRKACGCPEAEIYFLSGGTQTNRIVISSMLQPYEGVIAAQTGHVSSHEAGAIESSGHKVLTLPQHDGKIEPKELADYLNDFYGDGNHEHMVFPGMVYISHPTEYGTLYTKGELAELADICLEYHIPLYLDGARLGYALAADTDVTLKDVADYCDVFYIGGTKVGALCGEAVVFTKENVPAHFLTRIKQQGGLLAKGRLLGIQFDTLFTENLYLELGRHAMKCAEKLKAIFKEKKYPFYIDSPTNQIFVVLENEKMKELEKKVKFSFWEKADDTHTVVRFAVSWATQEEMIDELQELL
- the eno gene encoding phosphopyruvate hydratase: MDYLEIEKVIGREIIDSRGNPTVEAEVHLADGTVGFGAAPSGASTGEFEALELRDGDKARFGGKGVSKAVENINTIINDALQGMDASDVYAVDKAMIQADGTKDKSKLGANAILAVSIASARAAATSLDIPLYRFLGGVNGNRLPVPMMNIVNGGCHALSSGLDVQEFMIMPVGAPSFKECLRWCAEVFHALAGILKERGLATSVGDEGGFAPALKSDEEAIETILEAVKKAGYEPGKDFKIAMDAASSEWKTGKVGEYKLPKAGTVYTSEQLIEHWKSLVEKYPIISIEDALDEEDWEGWKKLTAELGDKVQLVGDDLFVTNTERLAKGIELGCGNSILIKLNQIGSVSETLEAIKMAHKAGYTAIASHRSGETEDTTIADLAVALNTCQIKTGAPSRSERVAKYNQLLRIEEELGASAVYPGIKAFNVQQ